The following proteins come from a genomic window of Aequorivita marisscotiae:
- a CDS encoding 2-oxoglutarate dehydrogenase E1 component: MDKFSFLNAIHPTQIAELYEKYLQYPDSVEPSWRAFFQGFDFGSENSAHEFFGTTEPAETPEYDVGAICADVIKEFQVVKLIDGYRTRGHLFTKTNPVRDRRKYTPTLAIENFGLSQHDLKATFRAGEILGIGDTTLEDIIKHLESIYCDSIGIEYMYIRKPNEIQWIQQKLNVHDNQPNFTNEHKKHILKKLNEAVAFESFLHTKYVGQKRFSLEGGESLIPALDTLIESAAEKGVEEFVMGMAHRGRLSTLTNIFGKSAKDIFSEFDGKDYAQDIFDGDVKYHLGWTSKRKTESGREINLNIAPNPSHLETVGAVVEGITRAKQDDHHKDNPNKVLPIIVHGDAAIAGQGIVYEIVQMAQLDGYKTQGTIHIVVNNQIGFTTNYLDARSSIYCTDVGKVTLSPILHVNADDVEAVVHAMIFALDFRMEFGRDVFIDLLGYRKYGHNEGDEPRFTQPKLYKAIAKHDNPSKIYAQKLIKEGVIDEGYIDKLEQEYKDKLEENLEDSRKEDKTSITPFMQDEWEGYNYAEEDKMMQPVDTTFNLKKLDKIAEAITKLPEDKKFLRKITRLVEARRTMYFEDNKLDWAMGELLAYGSLLNEGHDVRMSGQDVERGTFSHRHAVIKVEESEEEIVLLNHLQGDQGEFYIFNSLLSEYGVVGFDYGYAMASPNSLTIWEAQFGDFSNGAQIMIDQYISAAEDKWKLQNGLVMLLPHGYEGQGAEHSSARMERYLQLCATDNMFVTNVTTPANLFHLLRRQLKTDYRKPLIVFTPKSLLRHPKVVSTKEEFANGNFQLLIDDTEAKVAKVKSLVFVSGKFYYDLLEKREELKRDDVALVRVEQLFPLPIDAMKKILKKYKNADDIVWAQEEPRNMGAYSHIIMHFEEARNFRVCSRKMYAAPAAGSTVRSKARHAKVIENVFDKNMD; encoded by the coding sequence ATGGATAAATTTTCTTTCTTAAACGCGATTCACCCAACACAAATCGCAGAACTCTACGAAAAATATTTACAGTACCCAGACAGTGTTGAGCCAAGTTGGCGAGCATTTTTTCAAGGGTTCGATTTCGGTTCTGAAAATAGTGCACACGAATTTTTTGGCACTACCGAACCGGCAGAAACGCCTGAATACGATGTTGGCGCCATCTGCGCAGATGTAATTAAGGAATTTCAGGTTGTGAAATTAATTGATGGGTATAGAACCCGAGGGCACCTTTTTACAAAAACGAATCCAGTTAGAGATCGCAGAAAGTATACACCTACTTTAGCTATAGAAAATTTTGGGCTTTCGCAGCACGATTTAAAAGCAACATTTAGGGCGGGTGAAATATTGGGCATTGGCGATACTACACTCGAAGATATTATAAAACATCTTGAAAGTATTTATTGCGATTCTATCGGAATTGAATACATGTATATTCGTAAACCGAACGAAATCCAGTGGATTCAGCAAAAATTGAATGTACATGATAATCAGCCTAATTTTACTAACGAACATAAAAAGCACATTCTAAAAAAACTTAATGAAGCCGTAGCTTTTGAGAGTTTTCTTCATACAAAATACGTTGGTCAAAAACGATTTTCACTAGAAGGTGGCGAAAGTTTAATTCCAGCATTAGACACCTTAATTGAAAGTGCCGCCGAAAAAGGTGTAGAGGAGTTTGTAATGGGAATGGCTCACCGTGGACGTTTAAGTACCCTGACTAATATTTTTGGCAAAAGCGCTAAGGACATCTTTAGCGAATTTGATGGGAAGGACTATGCACAGGATATTTTTGACGGCGATGTAAAATATCATTTAGGTTGGACCTCAAAACGCAAAACCGAATCTGGAAGAGAAATTAATTTAAACATTGCTCCAAACCCTTCACACTTGGAAACAGTAGGGGCAGTGGTTGAAGGTATTACGCGCGCAAAACAAGACGACCATCATAAAGACAATCCAAATAAGGTTTTACCAATAATCGTACACGGAGATGCCGCAATTGCCGGTCAAGGAATTGTATATGAAATTGTGCAAATGGCACAGCTAGACGGCTATAAAACCCAAGGAACCATTCATATAGTAGTGAACAATCAAATTGGTTTTACTACCAATTACCTAGATGCGCGTTCTTCCATTTACTGCACAGATGTGGGTAAAGTTACGCTTTCACCTATTCTTCATGTAAATGCCGATGATGTAGAGGCTGTTGTGCATGCAATGATTTTTGCCCTAGATTTTAGAATGGAATTTGGTCGCGATGTTTTTATCGACTTGTTAGGTTATAGAAAATATGGCCACAACGAGGGAGACGAACCGCGATTTACGCAGCCAAAACTTTACAAAGCCATAGCCAAGCACGATAACCCAAGTAAAATCTATGCCCAAAAATTAATTAAAGAAGGGGTAATTGACGAGGGTTACATAGACAAGCTGGAGCAAGAATACAAAGATAAATTAGAAGAAAATCTAGAAGATTCCAGAAAGGAAGATAAAACTTCTATAACTCCATTTATGCAAGACGAATGGGAAGGCTATAATTATGCCGAAGAGGATAAAATGATGCAACCGGTTGATACTACTTTCAACTTAAAAAAGCTGGATAAAATAGCCGAAGCAATAACAAAATTGCCTGAGGATAAAAAGTTTCTCAGAAAAATTACCAGACTCGTTGAAGCAAGACGCACCATGTATTTTGAAGACAATAAGCTAGATTGGGCTATGGGCGAGCTTCTTGCATATGGGTCGTTACTCAACGAAGGGCACGATGTACGCATGAGTGGGCAGGATGTTGAACGGGGAACCTTTTCGCATCGCCACGCGGTTATTAAAGTAGAAGAAAGTGAAGAAGAAATTGTTCTGCTAAATCATTTACAGGGCGATCAAGGCGAGTTTTATATTTTTAACTCGCTACTGTCAGAATACGGAGTGGTTGGTTTTGATTATGGCTATGCTATGGCCAGTCCAAATTCGCTTACCATTTGGGAAGCACAATTTGGCGATTTTAGCAATGGTGCCCAGATAATGATAGACCAATATATTTCGGCAGCAGAGGATAAATGGAAATTGCAAAACGGATTGGTAATGCTTTTACCACATGGATATGAAGGTCAGGGAGCGGAACATTCTTCGGCCAGAATGGAACGTTATCTGCAATTATGTGCTACAGACAATATGTTTGTAACCAATGTAACTACTCCCGCAAACTTATTTCATCTTTTAAGAAGACAGTTAAAAACAGACTACCGAAAACCATTAATTGTTTTTACACCTAAAAGTTTGCTGCGCCATCCAAAGGTTGTTTCAACTAAGGAAGAATTTGCAAATGGTAATTTCCAATTGTTAATTGACGATACGGAGGCAAAAGTGGCAAAGGTAAAATCGTTGGTTTTTGTTTCAGGAAAATTTTATTACGATTTACTTGAAAAAAGAGAGGAACTTAAACGAGATGACGTGGCTTTGGTACGTGTGGAACAATTATTTCCGTTGCCAATAGATGCCATGAAGAAGATTCTCAAAAAATACAAAAATGCCGACGATATAGTTTGGGCACAGGAAGAACCAAGAAATATGGGCGCCTATTCGCATATTATTATGCATTTTGAAGAAGCCAGAAACTTTAGAGTTTGCAGCAGAAAAATGTATGCAGCTCCGGCCGCTGGTAGTACGGTTAGATCAAAAGCGCGTCATGCCAAAGTAATTGAAAACGTTTTTGATAAAAATATGGATTAG
- the odhB gene encoding 2-oxoglutarate dehydrogenase complex dihydrolipoyllysine-residue succinyltransferase, whose protein sequence is MALEMKVPSPGESITEVEIASWLVKDGDYVEKDQAIAEVDSDKATLELPAEASGIITLKAEEGDLVAVGEVVCLIDTDAEKPGDNKKEATDEKKAEAPKEKEETASKKADSKIETPSKPSTPNQEQDKKTYASGTPSPAAKKILSEKNISAKDVKGSGRDGRITKDDASKAAAPSMGTPGTGSRGSERKRLSMLRRKVAERLVSAKNETAMLTTFNEVDMTAIFELRSQYKEQFKEKHGVGLGFMSFFTLAVVRALELYPDVNSMIDGDDMITYDFKDISIAVSGPKGLMVPVIRNAENLSFRGVENEVKRLAIRARDGQITVDEMTGGTFTISNGGVFGSMLSTPIINPPQSAILGMHNIVERAIVRDGGIVVAPVMYVALSYDHRIIDGRESVGFLVAIKEALESPEELLMDNDVKHALEL, encoded by the coding sequence ATGGCATTAGAAATGAAAGTCCCATCTCCGGGAGAATCTATCACCGAAGTAGAAATAGCATCTTGGCTAGTAAAAGACGGCGATTATGTTGAAAAAGATCAGGCAATTGCCGAAGTAGATAGCGATAAAGCTACATTAGAACTTCCAGCAGAAGCCAGTGGTATTATTACGCTAAAGGCCGAAGAGGGAGATTTAGTTGCCGTTGGCGAAGTAGTATGCTTGATAGACACAGATGCCGAGAAACCAGGTGACAATAAAAAGGAAGCTACTGATGAAAAGAAAGCAGAAGCTCCAAAAGAAAAAGAAGAAACTGCCTCTAAGAAAGCAGACTCTAAAATAGAAACACCGTCTAAACCCTCTACTCCCAACCAGGAGCAAGATAAAAAAACGTATGCCTCTGGCACGCCATCGCCGGCGGCCAAGAAAATTCTCAGCGAAAAGAATATTTCGGCAAAAGATGTAAAAGGCTCGGGGCGCGATGGTCGAATAACCAAAGACGACGCGAGCAAAGCTGCAGCGCCATCTATGGGAACCCCTGGAACAGGTAGTCGTGGCAGCGAGCGTAAAAGACTCTCTATGCTTCGAAGAAAAGTTGCAGAACGTTTGGTTTCGGCCAAAAATGAAACTGCCATGCTTACTACGTTTAACGAAGTAGATATGACGGCAATCTTTGAATTGCGAAGCCAATACAAAGAACAATTTAAAGAAAAGCACGGAGTAGGACTTGGTTTTATGTCGTTTTTTACACTGGCCGTGGTGCGAGCACTGGAACTATATCCAGATGTAAACTCTATGATTGATGGCGATGATATGATTACCTACGATTTTAAAGATATTTCTATCGCCGTTTCTGGGCCCAAAGGATTGATGGTGCCCGTAATTAGAAATGCAGAAAATTTAAGTTTTAGAGGTGTTGAAAACGAAGTGAAAAGACTTGCCATTAGAGCACGAGATGGACAGATTACTGTAGATGAAATGACGGGTGGAACATTTACCATTTCTAACGGAGGTGTTTTTGGAAGCATGCTTTCAACCCCAATTATTAATCCGCCGCAATCTGCAATTTTAGGAATGCACAACATTGTTGAGCGCGCAATTGTTCGCGATGGGGGTATTGTAGTGGCGCCTGTAATGTATGTTGCACTTTCTTATGACCATAGAATTATTGACGGTCGCGAATCTGTAGGTTTCTTGGTAGCGATAAAAGAGGCACTGGAAAGTCCCGAAGAATTATTGATGGACAACGACGTTAAACACGCGCTGGAATTATAA